In one window of Nicotiana tabacum cultivar K326 chromosome 12, ASM71507v2, whole genome shotgun sequence DNA:
- the LOC142161661 gene encoding serine/threonine-protein kinase ZRK4-like, translating to MHHFRGLMRKLISSSASAEKLKKEQYLKNGSALLEEFIALCDGKCQIPLRYFSATEIDRAIKHLENTMEIFNSHIVMASLDNRRVLMRLVPPKYFENLNNICRDIAITSQMSHLKSVLKLVGCCLELPEPVLVYEYVDAISHAKKSVSWERRLRIANEISSAIVYLHSEFTTPIIHRDIQPSNVIIDQNNGVAKIMNFSYSISLPPGELEVEDVVCGTYWYADPEYMVSGIVTQKTDVYSFGVLLFQLLTGKKVNMVDGKIKEWPNNCV from the coding sequence ATGCATCACTTCAGGGGACTCATGAGGAAACTAATATCATCCTCTGCCTCTGCAGAAAAGCTGAAGAAAGAGCAGTATTTAAAGAATGGAAGTGCACTGCTAGAGGAGTTTATTGCTTTATGCGacggaaaatgccaaattcccCTCCGTTACTTCAGTGCCACAGAAATCGACAGGGCAATAAAACACCTTGAAAATACCATGGAGATCTTCAACAGTCATATAGTTATGGCCTCACTAGACAACCGTCGCGTTTTAATGAGGTTAGTCCCAcctaaatattttgaaaatctcAATAACATATGCCGAGATATAGCAATTACTTCTCAGATGAGTCATCTCAAGAGTGTGCTAAAACTTGTTGGTTGCTGCCTAGAGCTTCCGGAACCAGTTCTTGTGTATGAATATGTTGATGCTATATCTCATGCTAAAAAATCAGTATCTTGGGAACGTAGATTGCGTATTGCCAATGAGATTTCTTCAGCAATTGTTTATCTCCATAGTGAATTTACTACGCCAATCATCCATAGAGATATACAGCCATCGAATGTGATAATAGATCAAAATAACGGTGTTGCCAAAATAATGAACTTCTCATACTCCATATCATTGCCTCCAGGAGAATTGGAAGTAGAAGACGTTGTTTGCGGAACATATTGGTATGCAGATCCTGAATATATGGTCTCGGGAATTGTTACTCAAAAGACTGACGTCTACAGCTTCGGAGTTCTTCTCTTCCAGCTATTAACGGGAAAGAAAGTGAATATGGTTGATGGCAAGATAAAAGAATGGCCCAACAACTGCGTCTAA